A DNA window from Deltaproteobacteria bacterium contains the following coding sequences:
- a CDS encoding biopolymer transporter ExbD → MLVHPRRRKRLQVQVPLTSLIDIVFLLLIYFLLTTNFIVDEGIKIKLPQAKAAAPQTEEVITVYVDRQGRAFLGAEEVPPARLFDRIKDKIASRQDELVVVRADREVILNKAVKVMDIAKAAGAGRLCLATEKDF, encoded by the coding sequence ATGCTTGTCCATCCCAGACGAAGAAAACGCCTTCAGGTCCAGGTACCTTTGACATCGCTGATTGATATCGTCTTTCTGCTTTTGATCTATTTTTTACTTACCACCAACTTCATAGTAGACGAAGGGATCAAGATCAAGTTGCCTCAGGCCAAGGCCGCGGCGCCTCAGACCGAGGAAGTCATTACGGTCTACGTAGACCGACAAGGCCGAGCGTTTCTCGGCGCCGAGGAGGTTCCTCCAGCCAGGCTCTTTGATCGCATCAAGGACAAGATCGCTTCCAGGCAAGATGAACTGGTCGTGGTTCGGGCGGACCGGGAAGTGATTCTGAACAAGGCGGTCAAGGTCATGGACATTGCCAAGGCCGCCGGGGCCGGAAGGCTGTGCCTGGCAACGGAAAAAGATTTTTAG
- a CDS encoding energy transducer TonB, with translation MTTKNSKPNWLFCGLIAVSLAIHAIIFLHVAGLYNSNVLTYIELTMHDISKPAARDIPRPRYRPKAPQVQEFKRLNVTQRQIPRLKPIKMEPPEENFSESLMEAIGIAAIPDTPGLQVADWSSGALLEETGGGFLTARNYLEMVRLKIERHKKYPDLARVRYIEGRVTIRFIITPEGGVREVEVTKRSRNKDLDAAAVQAVQAAVPFSKPPRRFFEGEIPLEITIVFELT, from the coding sequence ATGACTACAAAAAATAGCAAACCAAATTGGCTCTTTTGCGGTCTTATCGCCGTTTCTCTGGCTATTCACGCGATTATCTTCCTGCATGTCGCGGGCCTCTACAACTCCAACGTCTTGACCTACATCGAACTGACCATGCACGATATATCCAAGCCGGCGGCAAGGGATATCCCAAGGCCCCGTTACAGGCCCAAGGCGCCTCAGGTTCAAGAATTCAAAAGACTCAACGTGACGCAGCGGCAGATACCGCGCTTGAAACCCATTAAAATGGAACCGCCTGAAGAGAATTTTTCGGAAAGTCTGATGGAAGCCATCGGCATTGCGGCCATACCGGACACGCCGGGCCTTCAAGTTGCTGATTGGAGCTCCGGTGCACTGTTAGAGGAGACCGGAGGAGGTTTTCTGACCGCCCGGAATTATCTCGAGATGGTAAGGCTCAAGATAGAGAGACACAAGAAATATCCCGACTTGGCCAGGGTGAGATACATTGAGGGTCGTGTGACCATACGTTTTATCATCACGCCCGAAGGAGGCGTGCGGGAAGTAGAAGTGACAAAACGTTCGAGAAACAAGGACCTCGATGCGGCTGCCGTGCAGGCCGTGCAGGCCGCAGTCCCCTTTTCCAAACCCCCGCGACGTTTTTTTGAAGGGGAGATTCCCCTGGAAATCACCATCGTCTTTGAACTCACCTAG